One region of Eleutherodactylus coqui strain aEleCoq1 chromosome 5, aEleCoq1.hap1, whole genome shotgun sequence genomic DNA includes:
- the LOC136626878 gene encoding calcyphosin-like protein, translated as MAGTARKDHEMAMQAKKNLNSCTDPLEKLRLQCLTRGSAGIKGLGRVFKIMDDDNSKSLDFKEFLKGLNDYGVMIDKAEAQQLFSTFDKDGSGTIDFDEFLVTLRPPMSNARKEIIMQAFRKLDKTGDGIVTIEDLRGVYNAKYHPKYQNGEWTEDQVFRTFLDNFDSPYDKDGQVTPDEFTNYYAGVSASIDTDVYFITMMKNAWRL; from the exons ATGGCTGGCACTGCTAGAAAAGACCATGAGATGGCGATGCAGGCAAAGAAAAActtaaactcctgcacagatccactgGAGAAGCTTCGTCTGCAGTGTCTCACCCGTGGCTCTGCAGGAATCAAAGGCCTGGGGAG AGTATTCAAGATCATGGATGACGATAACAGCAAGTCACTGGATTTTAAGGAGTTTTTAAAGGGACTGAACGATTACGGAGTGATGATCGATAAAGCCGAGGCTCAGCAGCTCTTCTCCACCTTTGACAAAGACGGAAGCGGAACAATAGACTTTGATGAGTTCTTGGTCACATTGAGG CCGCCTATGTCTAATGCAAGGAAGGAAATAATCATGCAGGCGTTTCGAAAGCTGGATAAAACGGGAGACGGGATTGTCACCATTGAGGATTTACGAGGCGtctataatgcaaaataccatccCAAGTATCAGAACGGGGAGTGGACGGAAGATCAAGTCTTTAGGACTTTTCTAGACAACTTTGACTCTCCGTATGACAAAGACGGTCAA GTGACTCCGGACGAATTTACAAACTACTACGCCGGCGTCAGCGCTTCGATTGATACGGACGTTTACTTCATCACCATGATGAAGAACGCCTGGCGACTATAA